One genomic segment of Agromyces intestinalis includes these proteins:
- a CDS encoding phytoene desaturase family protein has product MPQLDAIVVGSGPNGLAAAVTLARAGLSVRVYERADEVGGGLRTAELTLPGFRHDVCSAVHPLALASGFFRAFGLDRRVQFAVPELSYGHPLDDGRAGLAWRDLDRTVDGLGADGEAFHGLMGPLVRHVDEVARFTGSPLVGIPRHPLVAARFGLAALSQGTRAWDAGWHDEVAPALLTGVAAHAILPLPSLAAAGAAFSLGVHAHARGWPVPIGGSRAIADALVADLVAFGGEVVTGHEVCDLRDLPSARAVLLDVTPQALIRIAGDALPRGYADRLARFRYGNGVAKVDFALSGPVPWREPELARAGTVHVGGTRAEIAAAENAVTRGIHPDAPYVLVSQPSAFDPSRAPQGRHTLWTYTHVPRGSNVDRTEAITRQLERFAPGFRDVVLASSSSTAVDVAAYNPNYVLGDIAAGEPTLGQLIARPVLARDPWRTPASGVYLCSASTPPGPGVHGLAGWYAARSALRREFGVRRMPRLAP; this is encoded by the coding sequence ATGCCGCAACTCGACGCGATCGTCGTGGGCTCGGGCCCGAACGGGCTCGCCGCCGCGGTGACGCTCGCGCGGGCCGGGCTCTCGGTCCGGGTCTACGAACGTGCCGACGAGGTCGGCGGTGGCCTGCGCACCGCTGAGCTCACGCTGCCCGGCTTCCGCCACGACGTCTGCTCGGCCGTGCACCCGCTCGCCCTCGCGTCGGGCTTCTTCCGCGCGTTCGGCCTCGACCGGCGGGTGCAGTTCGCGGTGCCCGAGCTCTCGTACGGCCACCCCCTCGACGATGGTCGGGCCGGGCTCGCCTGGCGCGACCTCGACCGCACGGTCGACGGGCTCGGCGCCGACGGCGAGGCGTTCCACGGACTGATGGGTCCGCTCGTGCGGCATGTCGACGAGGTGGCCCGGTTCACGGGCTCGCCGCTCGTGGGGATTCCGAGGCATCCGCTCGTGGCCGCGCGGTTCGGCTTGGCCGCGCTCTCGCAAGGCACGCGCGCCTGGGACGCCGGATGGCACGATGAGGTCGCGCCCGCGCTGCTCACCGGTGTCGCGGCCCACGCCATCCTGCCGCTGCCGTCACTGGCCGCGGCGGGTGCGGCGTTCTCGCTCGGGGTGCACGCGCACGCGCGCGGCTGGCCCGTGCCGATCGGCGGCAGCCGGGCGATCGCCGACGCGCTCGTCGCCGATCTGGTCGCGTTCGGCGGCGAGGTCGTCACGGGTCACGAGGTGTGCGACCTGCGCGACCTGCCGAGTGCGCGCGCGGTGCTGCTCGACGTCACCCCGCAGGCCCTCATCCGGATCGCGGGCGACGCGCTGCCCCGCGGCTACGCCGACCGGCTGGCGCGGTTCCGCTACGGCAACGGCGTGGCGAAGGTCGACTTCGCACTGTCGGGCCCGGTGCCGTGGCGCGAGCCCGAGCTCGCCCGGGCCGGCACGGTGCACGTCGGCGGCACCCGTGCCGAGATCGCGGCGGCCGAGAACGCGGTGACCCGTGGCATCCACCCCGATGCTCCCTACGTGCTCGTCTCGCAGCCGTCGGCCTTCGACCCGAGCCGCGCGCCCCAGGGCCGCCACACCCTGTGGACCTACACGCATGTGCCGCGGGGCTCGAACGTCGACCGCACCGAGGCGATCACGCGGCAGCTCGAGCGATTCGCGCCGGGGTTCCGCGACGTCGTGCTCGCGTCGTCGTCGTCGACCGCGGTCGACGTGGCCGCCTACAACCCGAACTACGTGCTCGGCGACATCGCGGCCGGCGAACCCACGCTCGGCCAGCTCATCGCCCGGCCCGTGCTCGCGCGCGACCCGTGGCGCACGCCTGCGTCGGGCGTGTACCTGTGCTCGGCGTCGACCCCGCCGGGCCCCGGCGTGCACGGCCTCGCCGGCTGGTACGCGGCGCGCAGTGCCCTGCGCCGCGAGTTCGGCGTACGGCGGATGCCGCGACTCGCGCCGTGA
- a CDS encoding DUF1905 domain-containing protein codes for MRFRFEAPLWEWQARAEWYFVTVPTAASADIREVPLPPRGFGSVRVEATVGGSTWRTSIFPDSSEGAYVLPVKRAVRVAEGLVEGGPVAVDLRLVDF; via the coding sequence ATGCGGTTCCGGTTCGAGGCTCCCCTGTGGGAGTGGCAGGCGCGCGCCGAGTGGTACTTCGTCACCGTGCCCACGGCCGCGTCGGCCGACATCCGCGAGGTGCCGTTGCCGCCGCGCGGCTTCGGGTCGGTGCGCGTCGAGGCCACCGTCGGCGGGTCGACGTGGCGCACATCGATCTTCCCCGACTCGTCCGAGGGGGCGTACGTGCTGCCCGTGAAGCGGGCGGTGCGGGTCGCCGAGGGGCTCGTCGAGGGCGGGCCGGTCGCGGTCGACCTGCGGCTGGTCGACTTCTAG
- the cspE gene encoding transcription antiterminator/RNA stability regulator CspE, with translation MATGTVKWFNAEKGFGFIAPDDGSADVFAHFSAISGNGYRSLDEGQKVEFEIAQGPKGPQAENIRAL, from the coding sequence ATGGCAACCGGAACCGTCAAGTGGTTCAACGCGGAGAAGGGCTTCGGCTTCATCGCCCCCGACGACGGCAGCGCCGACGTCTTCGCACACTTCAGCGCCATCTCGGGCAACGGCTACCGTTCCCTCGATGAGGGCCAGAAGGTCGAGTTCGAGATCGCCCAGGGCCCCAAGGGTCCCCAGGCCGAGAACATCCGCGCCCTCTAA
- a CDS encoding sulfite exporter TauE/SafE family protein — MSSGDTARPPVGLVRLVVVGLAGGFLSGLFGVGGGIIMVPLLVLLAHLDQRRAAATSLAAILPASISGSIGYLAGGQVDWWSALFVAIGSIVGSQLGTWLLRRLPVAVLRWGFIALLVVIAVRLLFAVPDRDTGALEITPLIALGLIAFGLFVGIASGLFGIGGGVLMVPVFISLFGMGDLLAKGTSLLVMIPTSISGTIANLRARLVDWKQGLAVGLAAVVASFGGVAVSFVLSPLVATWLFAGLLAFVIVQMTVRAIRLQRRG; from the coding sequence GTGAGCTCGGGCGACACCGCCCGGCCGCCGGTCGGGCTCGTGCGCCTGGTCGTCGTCGGCCTGGCCGGCGGGTTCCTGTCGGGACTGTTCGGGGTCGGCGGCGGCATCATCATGGTTCCACTGCTCGTGCTGCTCGCGCACCTCGACCAGCGGCGGGCCGCGGCCACCTCGCTCGCGGCGATCCTGCCGGCCTCGATCTCGGGGTCGATCGGCTACCTCGCGGGCGGGCAGGTCGACTGGTGGTCGGCGCTGTTCGTGGCGATCGGCAGCATCGTCGGGTCGCAGCTGGGCACCTGGCTGCTGCGTCGGCTTCCGGTCGCGGTGCTGCGGTGGGGATTCATCGCGTTGCTCGTCGTGATCGCGGTGCGGCTGCTGTTCGCGGTACCCGATCGCGACACCGGCGCACTCGAGATCACCCCGCTCATCGCGCTCGGGCTCATCGCGTTCGGCCTGTTCGTCGGCATCGCATCGGGGCTGTTCGGCATCGGCGGTGGCGTGCTCATGGTGCCGGTCTTCATCAGCCTGTTCGGCATGGGCGACCTGCTCGCGAAGGGCACGTCGCTGCTCGTGATGATCCCGACCTCGATCAGCGGCACGATCGCGAACCTGCGCGCACGGCTCGTCGACTGGAAGCAGGGGCTCGCCGTCGGCCTCGCGGCCGTCGTCGCCTCGTTCGGCGGCGTCGCCGTGTCGTTCGTGCTGTCGCCGCTCGTCGCGACGTGGCTGTTCGCAGGCCTGCTCGCGTTCGTCATCGTGCAGATGACGGTGCGCGCCATCCGACTGCAGCGTCGCGGGTGA
- a CDS encoding NAD-dependent epimerase/dehydratase family protein, which yields MRIVVTGGSGKLGRTVVRTLRDEGHEVVNLDRTGARGTVVVTDLADYGQVIDAIAGIDEHGTGADAIVHLAAIPAPGLATDVETFRNNLLSTYHVLQAARRLGIRRIVTASSETVLGLPFDVPPPYIPVDEDVTSPESTYSLVKHLEEQLAIQLCRWDPELSISALRFSNVMDPDDYAAFPAFDADARLRKWNLWGYVDARDGAQAVSRALAVGAAGFERYVIAAADTVMSRSNTELVAEVFPGVEVRGDLGVNDTLLSIEKARRVLGYEPRHSWRDEVGE from the coding sequence ATGCGCATCGTCGTCACCGGCGGCTCGGGCAAGCTCGGCCGCACCGTCGTCCGTACTCTCCGCGACGAAGGACACGAGGTGGTCAACCTCGACCGCACCGGCGCCCGCGGCACCGTCGTCGTCACCGACCTCGCCGACTACGGGCAGGTCATCGACGCGATCGCCGGCATCGACGAGCACGGCACCGGCGCCGATGCGATCGTGCACCTGGCCGCGATCCCGGCGCCGGGGCTCGCGACCGACGTCGAGACGTTCCGCAACAACCTGCTCTCGACCTACCACGTGCTGCAGGCGGCGCGCCGGCTCGGCATCCGCCGCATCGTGACGGCGTCGAGCGAAACCGTGCTGGGGCTGCCCTTCGACGTGCCCCCGCCGTACATCCCGGTCGATGAAGACGTCACGAGCCCCGAGTCGACGTACTCGCTCGTCAAGCACCTCGAGGAGCAGCTCGCGATCCAGCTCTGCCGGTGGGACCCCGAGCTGTCGATCTCGGCGCTGCGGTTCTCGAACGTCATGGACCCCGACGACTACGCGGCCTTCCCCGCGTTCGACGCCGACGCCCGGCTGCGCAAGTGGAACCTGTGGGGCTACGTCGACGCGCGAGACGGCGCGCAGGCGGTGAGCCGCGCGCTCGCGGTCGGTGCGGCCGGGTTCGAGCGCTACGTCATCGCGGCCGCCGACACGGTGATGTCGCGGTCGAACACCGAGCTCGTCGCCGAGGTGTTCCCGGGTGTCGAGGTGCGCGGCGATCTCGGCGTCAACGACACGCTGCTGTCGATCGAGAAGGCCCGGCGGGTGCTCGGGTACGAGCCGCGGCACTCGTGGCGCGACGAGGTCGGCGAGTGA
- a CDS encoding VanZ family protein has product MTRRAALVIATVAYLALVGWATFGTVSWHRIGWQAEYGVLTPSIWFEPTTWSIGSPVEWALNVAMFVPIGLLFAMLVGARRWLLALLSAAALSVAIEIAQIPIDDRISDPRDLAANSAGAAIGVAIAATGWLVGAIVRGLARPSAMVAGVSTGAGSARAASSASGSDSASRQLSRAA; this is encoded by the coding sequence ATGACCCGTCGCGCCGCCCTCGTCATCGCCACGGTGGCGTACCTCGCCCTCGTGGGGTGGGCGACCTTCGGCACGGTGTCATGGCATCGCATCGGCTGGCAGGCCGAGTACGGCGTGCTGACGCCGTCGATCTGGTTCGAGCCCACCACCTGGAGCATCGGCTCGCCCGTCGAGTGGGCGCTGAACGTCGCCATGTTCGTGCCGATCGGCCTGCTCTTCGCGATGCTCGTCGGCGCCCGCAGGTGGTTGCTCGCCCTGCTTTCGGCGGCAGCGCTCAGCGTGGCGATCGAGATCGCGCAGATCCCGATCGACGACCGCATCTCGGATCCGCGCGACCTGGCTGCGAACTCGGCCGGTGCGGCGATCGGCGTCGCGATCGCCGCGACCGGGTGGCTCGTGGGCGCGATCGTCCGTGGGCTCGCGCGCCCGTCCGCGATGGTCGCGGGCGTGTCGACGGGCGCAGGCTCGGCCCGCGCGGCCTCATCGGCGTCGGGGTCCGACTCCGCGTCACGGCAGCTCAGTCGCGCCGCGTGA
- a CDS encoding VOC family protein — protein MAVTLNPYVSFDGNAREALEFYHSVFGGELNTSTFGEFGQGEGSEAGKLMHGQLTADGLTLMAADTPNGVEYQRPAGFSISLSGDDDATLRGYWQGLSEGATIVEPLEIAPWGDAFGILVDRFGVGWMVNIAGAAA, from the coding sequence ATGGCGGTCACACTCAACCCGTACGTCAGCTTCGACGGCAACGCGCGCGAGGCGCTGGAGTTCTATCACTCGGTATTCGGCGGCGAGCTGAACACCAGCACGTTCGGCGAGTTCGGCCAGGGCGAGGGCTCCGAGGCCGGCAAGCTCATGCACGGCCAACTCACGGCCGACGGCCTCACGCTCATGGCGGCCGACACCCCGAACGGCGTCGAGTACCAGCGGCCCGCGGGCTTCTCGATCTCGCTGTCGGGCGACGACGACGCGACCCTGCGCGGGTACTGGCAGGGCTTGTCGGAGGGCGCGACCATTGTCGAACCGCTCGAGATCGCTCCGTGGGGCGACGCGTTCGGCATCCTCGTCGACCGCTTCGGCGTCGGCTGGATGGTGAACATCGCGGGTGCCGCGGCCTGA
- a CDS encoding YbdD/YjiX family protein, whose translation MADASKASIERPAGVVRAAARAAPAGVLRGIRSIRWFVTELMGDRAYATYLEHHRRAHPGEPALDERAFWRQRYAEQDANPGARCC comes from the coding sequence ATGGCCGACGCCTCGAAGGCGAGCATCGAACGCCCCGCGGGCGTCGTCCGGGCTGCGGCCCGGGCGGCGCCTGCCGGCGTGCTCCGCGGCATCCGGAGCATCCGCTGGTTCGTGACCGAACTCATGGGCGACCGCGCCTACGCGACCTACCTCGAGCACCACCGCCGCGCCCACCCCGGCGAGCCCGCGCTCGACGAGCGCGCGTTCTGGCGGCAGCGCTACGCCGAACAGGACGCGAACCCGGGCGCGCGCTGCTGCTGA
- a CDS encoding carbon starvation CstA family protein — MTRTPSGPAAPPADELEQDPALPPVAVPEAELERERKWTPGKIALWAAIALLGGVAWTMIAIVRGETINAIWFVFAAVCSYFIGYRFYSKVIERYLTKPDDRRATPAERNSDGKDYVPTDRRVLYGHHFAAIAGAGPLVGPVLAAQMGYLPGTIWIIVGVIFAGAVQDYTVLFFSMRRGGRTIGQMARDELGRVGGIAAMVAALLIMVIIVAILALVVVNALGESPWGVFSVSMTIPIALLMGVYLRYLRPGKITEVSIIGFVLLMLAIVAGGWVASTDWGYAAFHLDRTTIAWGIIVYGFIAAILPVWLLLAPRDYLSTFMKIGVIVMLAGAIVLVRPEITVPAISEFAGGELGPVFSGSLFPFLFVTIACGALSGFHALISSGTTPKLVEKERQTRFIGYGGMLMESFVAIMALVAALTLDRGLFFAMNSSAAATGGTVEGAVAFVNSLGLTGVNLTPDQLTSAASAVGEETIISRTGGAPTLALGLSNIMSQLIGGSALAGFWYHFAIMFEALFILTAVDAGTRVARFMLQDSIGNLAPKFKDTGWRPGVWITTAIMVAAWGAILLMGVTDPLGGINTLFPLFGIANQLLAAIALAVVMTIVAKRGAFRWLWIVAVPLAFTAVVTITASLFKIFSPVPAVGYWANHVAFRDALAAGETSFGTAKTVEAMEAVVRNTFIQGTLSIIFVTLSVIVIVAAIAVTVKAFRNGGGVDTEDAPVPSRRFAPASLFATKAEREIEAQWAALPAEQRPVERATH, encoded by the coding sequence ATGACCCGAACCCCCAGCGGCCCCGCGGCCCCACCCGCGGACGAGCTCGAGCAGGATCCGGCCCTGCCGCCGGTCGCGGTGCCCGAGGCCGAACTCGAGCGCGAACGAAAGTGGACCCCGGGCAAGATCGCCCTCTGGGCGGCCATCGCCCTGCTCGGCGGCGTCGCCTGGACGATGATCGCGATCGTTCGCGGCGAGACCATCAACGCGATCTGGTTCGTCTTCGCCGCCGTCTGCTCGTACTTCATCGGCTACCGCTTCTACTCGAAGGTGATCGAGCGGTACCTCACGAAGCCCGACGACCGGCGCGCGACCCCGGCCGAGCGCAACAGCGACGGCAAGGATTACGTACCCACCGACCGGCGCGTGCTCTACGGCCACCACTTCGCGGCGATCGCGGGCGCGGGCCCGCTCGTCGGCCCGGTGCTCGCGGCCCAGATGGGCTACCTGCCCGGCACGATCTGGATCATCGTCGGCGTGATCTTCGCCGGAGCGGTGCAGGACTACACCGTGCTGTTCTTCTCGATGCGCCGCGGCGGGCGCACCATCGGACAGATGGCGCGCGACGAGCTCGGCCGCGTCGGCGGCATCGCCGCGATGGTCGCCGCCCTGCTCATCATGGTGATCATCGTCGCGATCCTCGCGCTGGTCGTCGTGAACGCCCTCGGCGAGAGCCCGTGGGGCGTGTTCAGCGTGTCGATGACGATTCCGATCGCGCTGCTCATGGGCGTGTACCTGCGCTACCTGCGGCCCGGCAAGATCACCGAGGTCTCGATCATCGGGTTCGTGCTGCTCATGCTCGCGATCGTCGCGGGCGGCTGGGTCGCCTCGACCGACTGGGGTTACGCGGCCTTCCACCTCGACCGCACCACGATCGCCTGGGGCATCATCGTCTACGGCTTCATCGCCGCCATCCTGCCGGTGTGGCTGCTGCTCGCCCCGCGCGACTACCTCTCGACGTTCATGAAGATCGGCGTCATCGTGATGCTCGCCGGCGCGATCGTGCTCGTACGCCCCGAGATCACCGTGCCCGCCATCAGCGAGTTCGCGGGCGGCGAGCTCGGCCCGGTCTTCAGCGGGTCGCTGTTCCCGTTCCTCTTCGTGACGATCGCGTGCGGCGCGCTCAGCGGATTCCATGCGCTGATCTCGAGCGGCACGACGCCGAAGCTCGTCGAGAAGGAGCGCCAGACCCGCTTCATCGGCTACGGCGGCATGCTCATGGAGTCGTTCGTCGCGATCATGGCGCTGGTCGCCGCGCTCACGCTCGACCGCGGCCTGTTCTTCGCGATGAACTCGTCGGCGGCCGCGACGGGCGGCACCGTCGAGGGCGCGGTCGCGTTCGTCAACTCGCTCGGGCTCACCGGCGTGAACCTCACGCCCGACCAGCTCACGTCTGCCGCCTCGGCGGTCGGCGAGGAGACGATCATCTCGCGCACCGGCGGCGCGCCGACCCTTGCGCTCGGGCTGTCGAACATCATGTCGCAGCTCATCGGCGGTTCGGCGCTCGCGGGCTTCTGGTACCACTTCGCGATCATGTTCGAGGCGCTGTTCATCCTCACCGCGGTCGACGCCGGCACGCGTGTCGCGCGCTTCATGCTGCAGGACTCGATCGGCAACCTCGCGCCGAAGTTCAAGGACACGGGCTGGAGGCCCGGCGTCTGGATCACCACGGCGATCATGGTCGCCGCGTGGGGCGCGATCCTGCTGATGGGCGTCACCGATCCGCTCGGCGGCATCAACACGCTGTTCCCGCTGTTCGGCATCGCGAACCAGCTGCTCGCGGCGATCGCGCTCGCGGTGGTGATGACGATCGTCGCCAAGCGCGGGGCGTTCCGGTGGCTGTGGATCGTGGCGGTGCCGCTCGCGTTCACCGCGGTCGTGACCATCACCGCGTCGCTGTTCAAGATCTTCTCGCCGGTGCCCGCGGTGGGCTACTGGGCCAACCACGTCGCGTTCCGCGACGCGCTGGCCGCCGGTGAGACGAGCTTCGGCACGGCGAAGACCGTCGAGGCGATGGAGGCGGTCGTGCGCAACACCTTCATCCAGGGCACGCTGTCGATCATCTTCGTCACCCTCTCGGTCATCGTCATCGTCGCGGCCATCGCGGTCACGGTGAAGGCGTTCCGCAACGGTGGCGGCGTCGACACCGAGGATGCCCCGGTGCCCTCGCGCCGGTTCGCCCCGGCGAGCCTCTTCGCCACGAAGGCCGAGCGCGAGATCGAGGCGCAGTGGGCGGCGCTGCCCGCCGAACAGCGTCCGGTCGAGCGCGCCACGCACTGA
- a CDS encoding ArsR/SmtB family transcription factor — MRDHGADDGWLDRAFLALADPVRRGIIARLSRGPATVNELAEPFSITKQAVSKHIQVLEQAGLVTRTRDAQRRPVHLAPAELERLTGWIDRYRLIHEQQYRSLDAVLEASVGDDTAAHHPKEKES, encoded by the coding sequence ATGCGAGACCACGGTGCCGATGACGGATGGCTCGACCGGGCGTTCCTCGCCCTGGCCGACCCGGTGCGTCGCGGCATCATCGCGCGGCTCAGCCGAGGCCCGGCGACGGTCAACGAACTCGCCGAGCCGTTCTCGATCACCAAGCAGGCGGTCTCGAAGCACATCCAGGTGCTCGAGCAGGCGGGGCTCGTCACGCGCACGCGCGACGCGCAGCGCCGGCCCGTGCACCTCGCACCGGCCGAGCTCGAACGGCTCACCGGCTGGATCGACCGCTACCGACTCATCCACGAGCAGCAGTACCGCTCGCTCGACGCGGTGCTCGAGGCATCCGTCGGCGACGACACCGCCGCCCACCATCCGAAGGAGAAGGAATCATGA
- a CDS encoding SRPBCC family protein, with protein sequence MSNPVIVTAPEGLPFIDIEREFDAPVAAVFRAHREPELVKQWLGPNGYEMDIAEWDFTTHGAYRYVHHDPQGGAWGFHGTFHSVRENEFAVQTFEFEGVPDVVAVETIAFEDLGGGRSRVRIHSTYPSVEARDGMVQSGMEGGLTEGFERLDALVAEGASA encoded by the coding sequence ATGAGCAACCCCGTCATCGTCACCGCGCCTGAAGGCCTGCCGTTCATCGACATCGAGCGCGAGTTCGACGCCCCGGTCGCCGCGGTCTTCCGTGCGCACCGCGAACCCGAGCTGGTGAAGCAGTGGCTCGGGCCGAACGGCTACGAGATGGACATCGCCGAGTGGGACTTCACGACCCACGGCGCCTACCGCTACGTGCACCACGACCCGCAGGGCGGGGCGTGGGGGTTCCACGGCACGTTCCACAGCGTGCGCGAGAACGAGTTCGCCGTGCAGACCTTCGAGTTCGAGGGCGTGCCCGACGTGGTCGCGGTCGAGACGATCGCCTTCGAAGACCTCGGCGGCGGGCGCTCGCGCGTGCGCATCCACTCGACGTACCCCAGCGTCGAGGCCCGCGACGGCATGGTGCAGTCGGGCATGGAGGGTGGGCTCACCGAAGGCTTCGAACGCCTCGACGCGCTGGTCGCCGAGGGGGCGAGCGCGTGA
- a CDS encoding aldo/keto reductase, producing the protein MQTRTLGRTGRTVSVIGLGTWQLGADWGEVDEADALAVLDAAHDAGVTVFDTADVYGDGRSESLIGAWLRAHPDAGVTVATKMGRRLPQEPDNYSMANFRAWNDRSRRNLGVDTLDLVQLHCPPPSVYSTDRVFDDLDTLVDEGRIAAYGVSVETVDEALTAIARPNVATVQIILNAFRLKPLDEVLPAAAAAGVGIIARVPLASGLLSGRYSLDTTFAANDHRTYNRHGEAFDVGETFSGVDYATGVRAAQEFAELARAAAPEATTAQVALAWVAGLDGVSTVIPGARNPDQARANAVAGSLELPASLAAAVRDLYDRELRAAIHPRW; encoded by the coding sequence ATGCAGACCCGCACTCTCGGCCGCACCGGCCGCACCGTCTCCGTGATCGGCCTCGGCACCTGGCAGCTCGGCGCCGACTGGGGCGAGGTCGACGAGGCCGACGCGCTCGCCGTGCTCGACGCCGCGCACGATGCCGGCGTCACCGTCTTCGACACCGCCGACGTCTACGGCGACGGCCGCAGCGAATCGCTCATCGGCGCGTGGCTGCGCGCCCACCCCGACGCGGGCGTCACCGTCGCCACGAAGATGGGGCGGCGCCTGCCCCAGGAGCCCGACAACTACTCGATGGCGAACTTCCGCGCCTGGAACGACCGGTCGCGGCGCAACCTCGGCGTCGACACGCTCGACCTCGTGCAGCTGCACTGTCCGCCTCCCTCGGTCTACTCGACCGACCGGGTCTTCGACGACCTCGACACACTCGTCGACGAGGGGCGCATCGCCGCGTACGGCGTGAGCGTCGAGACCGTCGACGAGGCGCTCACCGCGATCGCGCGGCCGAACGTCGCGACCGTGCAGATCATCCTGAACGCATTCCGGCTGAAGCCGCTCGACGAGGTGCTGCCCGCCGCGGCGGCTGCCGGCGTGGGCATCATCGCGCGCGTGCCCCTCGCCTCGGGGCTGCTGTCGGGCCGGTACTCGCTCGACACCACGTTCGCCGCGAACGACCACCGCACGTACAACCGGCACGGCGAGGCGTTCGACGTCGGCGAGACGTTCTCGGGCGTCGACTACGCGACCGGCGTGCGCGCCGCGCAGGAGTTCGCCGAGCTCGCCCGCGCGGCCGCCCCCGAGGCCACGACCGCCCAGGTCGCGCTCGCCTGGGTCGCCGGGCTCGACGGGGTGTCGACCGTCATCCCCGGTGCGCGCAACCCCGATCAGGCGCGCGCGAACGCCGTGGCCGGCTCGCTCGAGCTGCCCGCGTCGCTCGCCGCGGCCGTGCGCGACCTCTACGACCGCGAACTGCGCGCGGCGATCCACCCGCGCTGGTAG